The following is a genomic window from Blattabacterium cuenoti.
AAATACATAAAATGAATAATCATCCATTAATAGATGGTTTTATTATACAATTACCAATTGAACCACATATTAATGTAGATAATTTAATTTTATCTATAAATCCAGAAAAAGATGTAGATGGATTTCACCCAGCAAATTTTGGAAAAATGGCATTAAATATGAATACATTTTTTCCAGCAACTGCTTATGGCATTATAAAATTATTACAAAAATATAAAATTAAAATATCCGGGAAACATACAGTTGTAATTGGAAGAAGTAGAATTGTAGGATTACCAATCAGTATACTAATGAGTAGAAAACATTTTCTTGGTAATAGCACAGTTACATTAACTCATACATATACTAATAATTTATATGTTTACACCAAACAAGCAGATATTATTATTGTGGCAGTTGGAATTCCAGGATTTTTAACTGGAAATATGATTAAAAAAGGAGCAATATTGATTGATGTTGGAATCAATAAAATTAATAAAGAAATGAAAACAATGTTGAAGGGAGATATTGATTTTGATAGTGTTTTTGGAAAGGCTTCTTATATAACACCAGTTCCTGGAGGAATTGGCCCAATGACTATAATGATGCTTATCAAAAATACTATTAAAGCAGCTTATAAAAGATTATCTTCTAATTGAAAAATCAATTTTTTATTGATTTGTATGTATTTCTATGTTGTAATAGATCTATAACTTGATGTATAGAACATTCTTTAATAGATAAAAGAATAATATAATGAAATAATACATCTGCAGCTTCATTTAAAAAATGTATGTTATTATTATTTTTAGATTCAATAATCATTTCAATTGCCTCTTCTCCTAATTTTTGAGCAATTCTATTAATTCCTTTTTCTATTAATTTAACGACATAAGAATTTTTAATTTTTTTATTTTTTCTATCAGAGATTATATTTTCCAATTGAAATAAAAAATTTGTTTGATTAATTTCTTGCCAACAAGTATCCATTCCTGTATGACAAATTGGTCCCGTTGGTATAGCTTTAATTAATAAAGTATCTTGATCACAATCAATTAATATATTTTTTATTAATAAGTAATGTTTACTGATCTCACCTTTTGTCCATAATCTTTTTTTCGACCTACTATAAAAAGTAACTTTATTAAGCTTCAAACTTTGTTCAAAAGCATCTAAATTCATATAACCAAGCATTAAAACTTTATTTGTTTTATTATCTTGAACAATTACTGGAATTAATTGATTATCTTGAAAAATTTTTTTTGATATAGAATACATGTTATTATTTTTTAGTTATTTCCTAATAGGGATTTGATGAAAATTTAAATAATATTTTAATTCAGGAATCATAATTTCTTTATAGTGAAAAATACTAGCAGCTAAAGCTGCATCCGCTTTTCCAATTTTAAAAACTTTATAAAAATCATATAATTTTCCAGCGCCACCTGAAGCAATAACAGGAATAGAAATATTGTCAGAAATTTGTTGAATGATATCTAAAGCAAATCCATTTTTTGTCCCATCATGATTCATAGAAGTTAATAATATTTCTCCTGCCCCTTTTTCGGCACCTTCTATTGCCCAATCTAATACTTTTTTATTTGTAGGAATACGTCCTCCATTTAAATATACGAACCAATTATTACTTTTATATTTCGCATCTATAGCTAAAACTATACACTGTTTTCCATATCGTTTAGATAAAATATTTAATATATTTGGATTTTTAAAAGCTTCTGTATTAATCGAAATTTTATCAGCTCCCGCATTTAATAATAATTCTACATCTTGTTCATATTTAATTCCACCTCCTACAGTAAATGGAATATTAATATATTTTGCAATTTGTTTAACTAAACTAGATAATGTTTTTCTTTTTTCATTAGTAGCTGTAATATCCAAAAAAACTAACTCATCGGCTCCTTGATTTGCATACCATTTTCCTAAATTAATTGGATTGCCGGCATCTATTAAATGTTGAAAATTAATTCCTTTCACAGTTCTTCCATGTTTAATATCTAAACACGGTATAATTCTTTTAACTAACATAATATTTTTCACTCAATGTCTTTAAATCTGATATTAATATTTTATTTTCATATATTGCTTTTCCAATAATAACTCCATGACATCCTAAATCATGTAACTTATGAATATTAGTAATACTTTCTATTCCTCCACTAGCAATAACTTTTATATTTGGAAATTGTTTAATAATAGTTTTATATAATAAAAATGAAGGACCAGAAAGTAACCCATCTTTTGAAATATCTGTACAAAAAATTTTATTTATTCCCTGTTTAACTTTTTCTTCTAAAAATTTAAATAAAGAAATATTATGAAGTTTAGTCCATCCATCAGTAGCTATTTTATTATTTTTAACATCTACTCCAAGAAGTATTTTATTTGCTCCATAAATATGAATTATATTATTAAAACTACAAGAATTTGTTACTGCCATACTTCCAATTGTCGCGATGTCTGCTCCATTATCAAAAACTATTTTGATATCTTCTTCTGTATAAATTCCACCACCAAAATCAATAGTTAAATTTGTATATCGTGCTATTTGATTTAAAATTTTCCAATTAATAATTTTTCTTTGTTTTGCTCCATCTAAATCAACTAAATGTAATCTAGATAATCCACTTTGTTCTATGAAAATTGCCATATCTAATGGATTTTTTTTATAAATTGTTTTTTTTTGATAATTGCCTTGTATTAAACGAACACATTGTCCATCAATAATATCGATAGCTGCAATAATTTCCATATTTTTCCTGTTACTTTTTTTATTATAATTTGATAAAATTTTCTAATATTTTTTGTCCAATAAAAGATGATTTTTCAGGATGAAATTGAACTGCGTAAAAATTATCTTTATTTATAGCAGAACTGTAATTTATAATATAATTTGTTTTTGCAATAGTATATTTTCCTAAAGGAGCATAATAACTATGTACAAAGTATTGGTAACTATCATTGGGTATATCCTTAAATAAAGGACTTTTCAAATCTTGAATAGTATTCCAACCTATTTGAGGAATTTTTTGTTCTTTATTTTTAGAATAAAATTTTTTAATAGATAAATCAAAAATACCTATACAATTTGTTTTACTTTCTTCTGATTCTTTACAAAGTAACTGCATGCCTAAACATATTCCTAAAACTGGTTGTTTTAGTTGAGATAAAATAATATCTAACTTATTTTTTTTTAAATATTTCATTGCAAAGCTAGCCTCTCCAACTCCAGGAAGAATAACTTTCGCTGAATTTTGAATATATTCTTTAGAATTAGTTACAATAGCTTGTACACCTATTCTTTCTAAAGAAAAAAGAATAGACTGAATATTTCCAACTGGATATTTGATGACAATTATTTTATTCATATTTACAATTAAAATTTATAATAACCCTTTCGTACTAGATATTATACTAGAATTATTTCTATTTAGAGCCATTTTTAAGGCCTTTGCAAATGCCTTAAAAATAGATTCTATTTTATGATGTTCATTCGTTCCTTTAGAAAAAATATATATATTACATTTAGCAGAATAAGCAAATGAGTTAAAAAAATGAAAAAACATTTCTGTAGATATTTGTCCAATTTTTTCTCTAAAAAATTTAACGTTCCAACATAAATAACTTCTTCCTCCTAAATCTAATACTACAGTAGATATACTATCATCCATAGGAATAGAAAAAAATCCATAACGATCTATTCCTATTTTTTTATTTATAAGTTGTTGATTAATACTTTCCCCTAAAGCAATAGCAATATCTTCTATAGTATGATGTTCATCTACATTAATATCTCCTTGTGCATATAACTCAATATCCATATTACTATGAAAAAACAGTTGTTCTAATAGATGATTTAAAAACCCTAATTTAGTATGAATTTGAGCATTTCCATTTCCATATAAGTTAATATTAATTTTAATATCAGTTTCATAAGTAGTCCGTGTATATTGAAATTGTTTATAAATATTTTTTTCATTTTTATGATAAAAAAATTCATAAATATCTTTCCAATTATCAGTTTTTAATGATATAATATTTTTCAATGAATCTAAATTAATATGTGATTTTATTATATTTTTATATGAAAAATTATTATATTGATTAATCCATATAGCTTTACATCCTAAATTCTTAGCTAATAACACATCAGTAATTCTATCTCCAATTACAAAAGATTCAGAAAGATTATATATTTTTTTATTAAAATAATCAAGTAACATACCAACCCCAGGTTTTCTTGTTGTTACATTATCATCTGGAAAACTTCTATCAATATGAATTGCAAAAAATTGTATACCTTCCGTTTTTAAAATTTTTAATAAATGATTTTGTATAATAAAAAAATTTTTTTCTGGAAATTTGTCTGTACCTAATCCATCTTGATTAGAAACCATAACTAATTGATAATCAAATTTGTATATTATTTTTGATAAAAAAAATATAACTTTTGGATAAAACAACATTTTTTTTATATTATCAATTTGATAATTGATATATGGTTCTTGAAGAATTGTTCCATCTCTATCAATAAACAATATTTTTTTCATTTTATTTGTATTCATATTGTTGCATTTGTTTTATCAAATATTTATTTTCTTCATTAGTACCTATAGTGATTCTTAAACAATTATTACATAAAGCAATTTGTGAACGATCTCTAACTATAATATTATGTTTTAATAAATATTTATAAAATTTATTTGTAGAACATGATAATTGAACTAATAAAAAATTTGCATCACTGGGATAAACTTTGTGAACAATAGGAATTGTTTGTAATGCTAATGACATGTAGTTTCTTTCTGAAATAATTTTTTTTAAATTATAAAAAAATAAATCTTTATTTTCAAGTGCTTGTATTGCTAGTTGTTGTGAAATTTTATTAATATTATACGGACTTTTGATTTTATTCATCCATTGTATAATAGCTTCAGAAGCAATTGCTATTCCAATTCTTAATCCAGCTAATCCCCATGATTTTGATAATGTATGAAGAATAATCAAATTAGGATATTTATCAATTTTTTTATAGAACGATTCTTGATTAGAAAAATCAATATATGCTTCATCTAAGACGATAATACCATTAAATTTTTCTATTATAGTTTCTATATCTTCTTTTTTTAAATTATTTCCAGTTGGATTATTTGGAGAACAAATAAATATTATTTTACTATTTGAATTAATATTTTTTATAATTTGTTTAATATTCAATTGATATGTTTCTTTTATTAAACTAACTTTAATAACATCTACTCCATGAATCTTTCCACTTACTTCATACATACCATATGTAGGAGGAAAAATAATAGAATTATCTCTCATAGGTTGAGAAAAAATACGATAAATAATATCAATAATTTCATCACTTCCATTACCTAAAAATATTTTGGAATAAGAAATATTTTTTATTTCTGCTATTTTGTGTTTTAATTCTATTTGTAATGGATCTGGATAACGATGATATGAATTTAAAGATGATAAAGGTGATCCAAAAGAATTTTCATTTGCATCTAAAAAAATAGCCTTTTGGTTAAACCTATATTCTTTTCTTGCAGATAAATATGGATATAATTGTTTAATATTATCCATTACTAAATTATTAATATCAAAATTACTATTCATTATAAGATTATAATATTTATTTGTTTAATCTAATATTAATAGAGTTTTTATGTGCAATCATTCCTTCTTCAACAGCCATAATATTTGCAGCGTAAGAAAGAGTTTCTAATCCATTTTTAGAAATTTGTTGAAAGCTAATAGTTTTCATAAAACTATTTACTGATATACCACTATATGATTTAGCATATCCATCAGTAGGTAAAACATGATTTGTTCCACTAATATAATCTCCAATACTAACAGGAGAATAATTTCCTAAAAATATAGATCCAGCATTTTTAATTTGTTTTGATAATTTTAAATAATCTTTACAGCAAATCATTAAATGTTCTGGAGCCACTTGATTGATTATTTTAATACCTTGTTCTAAAGAATAAACAATAATGATTTTACTCTGTTTTAAAGAGTGTTTTATAATGTTATATCTAGAAGCAATAGATTGTAATTGTTTATTCAATTCGTTTTTTACTTTATCAACCCAATTTAATTTATTAACAGTAACTAATAAAATATAACTTTCTGGATCATGTTCAGCTTGAGATATCATATCTGACGCTACATAATCAGGAACTGCAGTATCATCTGCTAAAATAGCAACTTCAGAAGGACCTGCTGGCATATCAATAGAAACCATTCCATTTTGGAATACATTTTGTTTAGCTTCAGTAACATAAGCATTTCCAGGACCAAAAATTTTATATACTTTTGGAATAGTTTTTGTCCCTATTGCCATAGCAGCAATGGCTTGAGCTCCTCCAACTTTATATATTTTTTTAATTCCAATATATTGAGCAGTATACAAAATAGATGGTGCAATTTCACCATATTGATTTGGTGGACTACACAAAATAACCTCTTTACATTCAGCAATTTTACTTGGTATTCCTAACATTAATACTGTAGAAAAAAGTGGAGCAGATCCTCCAGGAATATATAACCCAATTTTTTCAATAGGAATCAATTTCCTCCAACATTTGACTCCTGATATAATTTGTATTTCACACTCTTTATGCAATTGTTTTGTATGAAATAAATAAATATTTTTATATGCTATATCAATAGATTTTTTTAATTTATCTGAAATTTTAGAATTAGCTCTCAATATTTCTTCTTTTGAAACTACAATATTTTTTAGATTGCATTTATCGTATTTAATTGAATAATTTTTAATTGCTAAATCGCCATCACATTTTACATGATTTATAATAGAATTAACTTTTTGTTTAATTATCAGATTATTTTTTAAAGATCTATTAATAATTAATTTACATATATCCAATTGTTGTGGATTTACGTGTACTTTAATATCCATAATATCCATAATATCCATAATATCCATAATATCCATAATACATATTATTTTATAATATAATTTTTTCAATAGGAAGGACTAATATATCTTGTGCTCCAATAGTTTTTAAATTTTCCACAATTCCCCAAAAATCATTTTCATTTACTACTGAATGTACTGAACTACATTTTGAATTTGCTAATGGTAAAATTACAGGACTAGTTATTCCAGGTAAATAAGATATTATTTTTTTTAATCTTTCATTAGGCACATTTAACAGTATATATTTATTATTTTTTGCTTTTTTTACAGCTCTAATACGAAACAGCAATTTATTCATAATAATAAGTTGATCTTTATCTAAATGAAGATTAGATGCTAAAACAGCTTCTGATTCTAGGATAGTTTCTACTTCTTTTAATCCATTCATAAATAATGTTGAGCCACTACTAACTAAATCACATATACAATCGGCCAATCCTATACCAGGAGCAATTTCTACAGCACCAGATATTTCATGAATTTCTGCTTCTATATATTTTTCTTCAAAAAATTTTTTAACTAAAAACGGATAACTAGTAGCAATTTTTTTACCATATAAATTTTTTATATTTTTGTATTTGAATGTTTTAGGTATAGCAATAGATAATCTACATTTTCCAAATCCTAAAGTTTCTTTAATTTTTATTTTTTTTCTTTTTTCTAATAATACATTTTTTCCTACAATACCTATATCAGCAACTCCATCTTCTAAATATTGAGGAATATCATCATCACGTAAAAAAAGTATTTCTAATGGAAAATTGAGAGCAGTGGTTTTTAATTTATCTATTCCTATGTTTATTTCAATACTACAATCTTTTAAAAGCTTAATTGAGTCTTCATAAAGACGTCCTGATTTTTGAATAGCCATTTTAAGTTTATCCATATATCCATTCATACAATACAACATATAGGAAAAAAATAATAAAAGCTTACTACTTTTATTTGTAAGCTTTATTGATGTGATGATTGTTTAGATTCTCAATCAAATGTATATAAAATGTATTTACAATGCACAACATTATAACAAATATAAAAAACTATTTTGAATATTTTTATTTTACTTATTTTTTACTAATTTCATTACATGAAAATTGTTACTTATAATATTAATGGAATTAGATCTGGAATAAATAAAGGATTATCTGATTGGATAAACGTATTTAATCCAGATATTGTATGTTTTCAAGAAATTAAAGCTTGTAAAGAACAAATTAATACTAATCTTTTTAAGAAATTTGGTTATTTTAATTATTGGTTTTCTTCATCAAAGAAAAAAGGATATAGTGGAGTAGGAATATTATCAAAACAAGAACCATATAATGTAAATTATGGATTAGGAATAAATGCTATAGATATAGAAGGCAGAGTAATACGTATAGATTTAAAAGACAAAATTTCTATAATTAACATTTACATTCCATCAGGGACATATCTGAAACAGAGACTTAATTTTAAATTATACTTTATGAGTAATTTTTTATTATATATTAAAAAGGTGAAACAACAATTGGGGTTAGAAAATATTATTATTTGTGGAGATTACAATATATGTCATAAAGAAATAGATATTTATGATCCAGAACATCATCACAATATTTCTGGCTTTTTACCACAAGAAAGGAAATGGATAAATAAATTATTAGATTTTGGATTTTTAGATAGTTTTAGAATTTTTGTAAAAACAGGAAATCATTATAGTTGGTGGAATTATCGATTTAATGCAAGACAAAAAAATCATGGATGGAGAATAGATTATATTATGATTAGTTATTCTTTAATTAAAAGAATAAACAATGCTTATTTTTTACCATATGTTAAATTTTCAGATCATTGTCCAATGGTCTTAGAACTAGATTATAATAAATAATAATGACCTGACTGGGATTCGAACCCAGGACCCTTACATTAAAAGTGTAATGCTCTACCAGCTGAGCTATCAGGTCAATAAAACAGAGCAAATATACTAAATTTTATTTCATGAAAATTACTTTAATTGGATATATGGCATGCGGAAAAACTACTATTGGAAACATGTTATCTAAAAAAATCAAATTAAATTTTTATGATTTGGATGACTTATTAATAAAAGAAATAGGATCTCCTATTGATAATATTTTTAAAACAAAAGGTGAAAAATTTTTTCGAAAAATGGAGCATATCATTCTAAAAAAATTTTTAAAGGATAAAAATAAACAATATGTTTTATCTGTTGGGGGGGGAACGCCATGTTATTATAATAATATTGATTTATTAAATAAATATTCTAAAACTTTTTATTTAAAAGAAAATATTTCTGTTTTATTTGATAGATTATATAAAAATAAAAAACATAGACCTTTAATATCTAATTTAAACAAAAAGGAATTATTGAATTTTTTAAATAACCATTTTTCAAAAAGAATTCATTTTTATGAGCAATCATTAACAAAAATTAATATACATGGAAAATCGAAATTAGAAATAGTTCAAAAAATAAACAATATTCTTTATAAAAATGCCCATTTTAAATGAAATTCACTTTGTGAAAAATATTCTTAAAAAAGAATTTTCTATTAAAAAAAAAAATAAAATATGTATCGCTGTTAGTGGAGGATTAGATAGTATGGTATTATTACATTTATTTATTAAAATTTCTAATATTTTATCTTTATCTATAGAAATAGCTCATTGTAATTTTTCTTTAAGAAAATCAGAATCTGATCAAGATGAACAATTTATCAAACATTTGTGTTATAAAAAAGATATTTTATGTCACATAAAAAAATTTAATATTTTAGAATATTCTAAAAAAAATAAATTATCTATTCAAATGTCTGCTAGAAAATTAAGATATAAATGGTTTGATAAATTAATTCAAGAAAAGTATTATGATTATTTAGCTTTAGGACATCATTTAAATGATTCTATAGAAACTTTTTTTATAAACTTAATAAGAGGAACTGGAATCAAAGGATTATTGGGTATTCCTAAAAAAAATAAAAAAATTATTCGTCCTCTTTATTCTTTTACTAAAGAGGAAATATTTAATTATGCAAAAAAAAATAAAATAATTTTTAGATACGATAGTAGCAATCAAGATCAAAAATATCTTAGAAATAAAATACGATTCATAATATCTTCTTTTTCTCCATCAATATATTATTATTTTTATAAAGGATTTAAAAAAAGTATTAATTTTCTTTATCAAGAAAATTATTTAATAGAACAAAATATATTGAAAATAAAAAAACAAATTACTTCAGAACAAAGAGAATATCCATTTATTTGGAAAATAAATTGCAATAAAGTACAACAGTTATCTTCTATTTATTTATTTAAATTATTTTTTCAATATGGATTTTCAATAAAAAATATAAAACAATTATGTTATGCTCAAACTGGAAAACAATTAATATCAAATCAATATCGTATTATTAAAAATAGAAAAGAATTAATATTAATTGAAAATGAATATTTTAATTTATGTAAAAATAAAATATATATAATTACAAATTTCAATGTATCCAATATATTACTTCCTATTAAAATACAATTTAATATTTATAGAGAAAAAATCATCAATATAGAAAAGATGATAACAACAAACAACATATTATTTATTGATTTTGATAAAATAGAACTACCATTAAAGTTAAGAACATGGAGAAAAGGCGATATATTTTATCCTTTAAATATGACAGGTAAAAAAAAATTAAGCAAGTATTATAAGGATAATAAACTGTCTTTATTAGACAAAGAAAAAACATGGTTATTAATTAATGGAAATAACAATATTATTTTAGTAGGAAATCGTTTAGATAATAGATTTAAAATTACTTTAAAAACGCAAAAAATATTAGGTATAATATTATAAGTAAAGTATATGTGTATTATATTTATTTAATAGAAATACATTTTATTGTATTATCAAATTATAATCATAAATATACTTATTAATTCACTATTTTATTCTATTTTCATTAGAGTGTATTGTTTAATATATAAAATAAATTATATGAATAATAATAATAATAATAATAATATAAAATATTCTTTTTATTCTATCAAACAGTCTATTACAAATAACATACAAATTGTAGCAGTCTCTAAAAATAGATCAATTGATTGTATAAATACTTTATATAAAATAGGACATAGAGATTTTGGAGAAAATTATGTTCAAGAAATGGTTTTAAAATATAATCAATTACCAAAAAATATACGTTGGCATATGATTGGTAAAATACAAACTAATAAATTAAAGTATATTAGTCCTTTTATTTATATGATTCATAGTGTTTATACACTTAAACAATTACATATTATTAATAATGAGGCTAAAAAACATAATAGAATAATAAAATGTTTATTACAAGTTAAAATATGTAATGATAAAACTAAATCAGGAATTTTAAATGATACAGAAATTTATCATATATTAGACTATCATAATAATAAAAAAATGAAATATGTAAAAATAATCGGATTAATGGGTATGTCAAGTCATTATGGAACCGATGATCAAATACAAAATGAATTTAATTTTTTAAAAAAAATATATAAAAAATGTAAATATAAATATAATCATTCAGTGCTTTCTATGGGAATGAGTAGAGATTATATAATAGCTATTAAGTGTGGGAGTAATATGATTAGATTAGGAACATCTATATTTGATAAATAAAATAATTATATAATTATTATCTTATAGATTTAATATATTCAGAAATACTAATTTCTAATTTATCTTTATTTATAGCCTGTATAAAAGAACTACCTATAATTCCTCCATTTGCATATTTACAGGCTAATTTAAATTCGTTTTTATTTTGAATTCCAAATCCAATTAATTTTGGTGTATTTTTTAAAATTTTTTTTATTCGTTTGAAAAAATTTATTTGTTGTTGTGATATAGTTATTTTCTTCCCTGTTATAGAATTAGACCCCACTATATATAAAAAACTATCAGTTAATTGATTTAATATTATAAGTCTTTTATTATTAGTTTCTGACGTAATCAAAAAAATCATAGATACAGAATATCGTTTAAATAAATTTTTATATTTTTTCAAAAAAACATTCACTGGTAAATCAGGGATAATTAATCCAGATATTCCATAAAATTTACAATTTTGTAAAAATAAATCTTCTCCATATTTATAAAATTGATTATAATATCCCATGATGATAATAGGAACATTGATATATTTTTTTATTTTATTTATTATTGAAAATAACAATGAAATATTCATTCCATTTTGTAATGCTATTTGATTACTTTTTTGAATTATTAATCCATCTGCTATAGGATCAGAATA
Proteins encoded in this region:
- a CDS encoding bifunctional 5,10-methylenetetrahydrofolate dehydrogenase/5,10-methenyltetrahydrofolate cyclohydrolase, yielding MTELLNGKQIALDIKKEICEEIEKIKHKKKRLPHLGIILSGNNVESIIYVNRKIKECNNIGISCSLVELPKHSSEKTILQEIHKMNNHPLIDGFIIQLPIEPHINVDNLILSINPEKDVDGFHPANFGKMALNMNTFFPATAYGIIKLLQKYKIKISGKHTVVIGRSRIVGLPISILMSRKHFLGNSTVTLTHTYTNNLYVYTKQADIIIVAVGIPGFLTGNMIKKGAILIDVGINKINKEMKTMLKGDIDFDSVFGKASYITPVPGGIGPMTIMMLIKNTIKAAYKRLSSN
- the hisIE gene encoding bifunctional phosphoribosyl-AMP cyclohydrolase/phosphoribosyl-ATP diphosphatase HisIE; the protein is MYSISKKIFQDNQLIPVIVQDNKTNKVLMLGYMNLDAFEQSLKLNKVTFYSRSKKRLWTKGEISKHYLLIKNILIDCDQDTLLIKAIPTGPICHTGMDTCWQEINQTNFLFQLENIISDRKNKKIKNSYVVKLIEKGINRIAQKLGEEAIEMIIESKNNNNIHFLNEAADVLFHYIILLSIKECSIHQVIDLLQHRNTYKSIKN
- the hisF gene encoding imidazole glycerol phosphate synthase subunit HisF codes for the protein MLVKRIIPCLDIKHGRTVKGINFQHLIDAGNPINLGKWYANQGADELVFLDITATNEKRKTLSSLVKQIAKYINIPFTVGGGIKYEQDVELLLNAGADKISINTEAFKNPNILNILSKRYGKQCIVLAIDAKYKSNNWFVYLNGGRIPTNKKVLDWAIEGAEKGAGEILLTSMNHDGTKNGFALDIIQQISDNISIPVIASGGAGKLYDFYKVFKIGKADAALAASIFHYKEIMIPELKYYLNFHQIPIRK
- the hisA gene encoding 1-(5-phosphoribosyl)-5-[(5-phosphoribosylamino)methylideneamino]imidazole-4-carboxamide isomerase, with amino-acid sequence MEIIAAIDIIDGQCVRLIQGNYQKKTIYKKNPLDMAIFIEQSGLSRLHLVDLDGAKQRKIINWKILNQIARYTNLTIDFGGGIYTEEDIKIVFDNGADIATIGSMAVTNSCSFNNIIHIYGANKILLGVDVKNNKIATDGWTKLHNISLFKFLEEKVKQGINKIFCTDISKDGLLSGPSFLLYKTIIKQFPNIKVIASGGIESITNIHKLHDLGCHGVIIGKAIYENKILISDLKTLSEKYYVS
- the hisH gene encoding imidazole glycerol phosphate synthase subunit HisH, whose product is MNKIIVIKYPVGNIQSILFSLERIGVQAIVTNSKEYIQNSAKVILPGVGEASFAMKYLKKNKLDIILSQLKQPVLGICLGMQLLCKESEESKTNCIGIFDLSIKKFYSKNKEQKIPQIGWNTIQDLKSPLFKDIPNDSYQYFVHSYYAPLGKYTIAKTNYIINYSSAINKDNFYAVQFHPEKSSFIGQKILENFIKL
- the hisB gene encoding imidazoleglycerol-phosphate dehydratase HisB, with the translated sequence MKKILFIDRDGTILQEPYINYQIDNIKKMLFYPKVIFFLSKIIYKFDYQLVMVSNQDGLGTDKFPEKNFFIIQNHLLKILKTEGIQFFAIHIDRSFPDDNVTTRKPGVGMLLDYFNKKIYNLSESFVIGDRITDVLLAKNLGCKAIWINQYNNFSYKNIIKSHINLDSLKNIISLKTDNWKDIYEFFYHKNEKNIYKQFQYTRTTYETDIKININLYGNGNAQIHTKLGFLNHLLEQLFFHSNMDIELYAQGDINVDEHHTIEDIAIALGESINQQLINKKIGIDRYGFFSIPMDDSISTVVLDLGGRSYLCWNVKFFREKIGQISTEMFFHFFNSFAYSAKCNIYIFSKGTNEHHKIESIFKAFAKALKMALNRNNSSIISSTKGLL
- the hisC gene encoding histidinol-phosphate transaminase — encoded protein: MNSNFDINNLVMDNIKQLYPYLSARKEYRFNQKAIFLDANENSFGSPLSSLNSYHRYPDPLQIELKHKIAEIKNISYSKIFLGNGSDEIIDIIYRIFSQPMRDNSIIFPPTYGMYEVSGKIHGVDVIKVSLIKETYQLNIKQIIKNINSNSKIIFICSPNNPTGNNLKKEDIETIIEKFNGIIVLDEAYIDFSNQESFYKKIDKYPNLIILHTLSKSWGLAGLRIGIAIASEAIIQWMNKIKSPYNINKISQQLAIQALENKDLFFYNLKKIISERNYMSLALQTIPIVHKVYPSDANFLLVQLSCSTNKFYKYLLKHNIIVRDRSQIALCNNCLRITIGTNEENKYLIKQMQQYEYK
- the hisD gene encoding histidinol dehydrogenase encodes the protein MDIMDIMDIMDIMDIKVHVNPQQLDICKLIINRSLKNNLIIKQKVNSIINHVKCDGDLAIKNYSIKYDKCNLKNIVVSKEEILRANSKISDKLKKSIDIAYKNIYLFHTKQLHKECEIQIISGVKCWRKLIPIEKIGLYIPGGSAPLFSTVLMLGIPSKIAECKEVILCSPPNQYGEIAPSILYTAQYIGIKKIYKVGGAQAIAAMAIGTKTIPKVYKIFGPGNAYVTEAKQNVFQNGMVSIDMPAGPSEVAILADDTAVPDYVASDMISQAEHDPESYILLVTVNKLNWVDKVKNELNKQLQSIASRYNIIKHSLKQSKIIIVYSLEQGIKIINQVAPEHLMICCKDYLKLSKQIKNAGSIFLGNYSPVSIGDYISGTNHVLPTDGYAKSYSGISVNSFMKTISFQQISKNGLETLSYAANIMAVEEGMIAHKNSINIRLNK
- the hisG gene encoding ATP phosphoribosyltransferase; translation: MDKLKMAIQKSGRLYEDSIKLLKDCSIEINIGIDKLKTTALNFPLEILFLRDDDIPQYLEDGVADIGIVGKNVLLEKRKKIKIKETLGFGKCRLSIAIPKTFKYKNIKNLYGKKIATSYPFLVKKFFEEKYIEAEIHEISGAVEIAPGIGLADCICDLVSSGSTLFMNGLKEVETILESEAVLASNLHLDKDQLIIMNKLLFRIRAVKKAKNNKYILLNVPNERLKKIISYLPGITSPVILPLANSKCSSVHSVVNENDFWGIVENLKTIGAQDILVLPIEKIIL